Below is a genomic region from Candidatus Methylomirabilis sp..
CAAAGATGGCGTCCCAACCTCGAACCTCCTCGGTTCCTCTCCATACGTCAAACTGGTTCATTCGTCGCCCGAGTTGGATGTTGTAGGTGTTCGGATGGACCGGCATATAGAACATAATCTCACTGGCAACCTGATATCGGTCGCTGAAGAGAAACGTCGGTCTGCTCCGACTCATCGCTTGATAGATTTCATCGACCTGCGTTCCAAGCTCCGCCCATCCTCTGAGGCGCCTGGTCATGTCGAGTTTGTGAGGAAGCGGCAGGCCGACCGAGGCAAGCGCGTGCGGAAAGTGACCAATGGCGCTGACGAGGAATCCGGTCAGCAAAGCGCCGACGAAAAGGGCGCGACTGCGCGTCCATCGCCTGACAGAGTAACCCTGGGCCGGTGAGCCTGATCGCCATTTGACGGCTGCTATGACCGCAGCAACAAAGGCCGGCGCAGCCCAGTTTGCCTGTACCTTGGTCCACAGGCTTATGATGACGCAGGCGAGCAGCAGGGGCACGGAGGCACAGAAGAGAAACAATGAGGTATCATCATCATTACGTCTGGCAAGTCCGGTCCGTCCGACCCCCCAAAGTCCGAACACGAGTACAACGAACAGTATAGGGGTCACCACACCCACCTGGGATGCCACAAATTCCCCCAGACTTTTCAGCGGCATCACTCTCCCCTTTCCAGCTCCAAGCTGCTCCAGGAGGTGACGAAACGAGACCAAATTGTGTGTCGCGTTCCAATATAGAACAGGGGTAAAGAGGAGGAGCCCCACCCCGAGCGCCAGGTAGGGACCCGCCCGCCGCATCCAGAACCGATGGTTTCGGGATGCTACAAGATACAGGAAAATCTGTGGCACCATGATGGCCATCGTGTATTTGCTGAGCAGACCAAGGCCGAGGCCGATCCCCGCGAGGAGCCACCAGGCGTTGCCGTTTGCTGTGAGAGCGCGGTGGATCAGCAACAGCGTGAGAGACCAAAAGAAAACCAGCGGCGCATCGATCGTCATCAGGATCGAGCCCGCCTCGTACAGCGGCATGGCGGCAAGGAGCAGCACCGCTTCCAGAGCAGCCCATCTGGAGCGACACAGCCGATCTGCCAACTGGAAGGTAAGCCAGGCGGTTCCAGTCGAAAGCAGGACCGCAGGGAGTCGGACAAACAACTCGGTGTCGCCCCCCAACCGGGTAGACAGGGCGATGAGGTAGGCCACCATCGGCCCTTTGCTATAGTAGCTCCAGTCCAGTTGCCTCGACCAGACCCAATAGTGTGCCTCGTCTGGCGCCAGATTGAACCGGCCGGAGTTGATGAACCAGAGGTGAAAGGCGGCGACGAGGCCAAGGAAGAAAAGGAGCAACAGCGACGTCTGCCGGTCACTTACCGGGTACGCCAAATTTGTGAACGATTCCCTGGAGTAAGGGGACTGTGATATGGGGAGTTCAGGAG
It encodes:
- a CDS encoding glycosyltransferase family 39 protein produces the protein MAYPVSDRQTSLLLLFFLGLVAAFHLWFINSGRFNLAPDEAHYWVWSRQLDWSYYSKGPMVAYLIALSTRLGGDTELFVRLPAVLLSTGTAWLTFQLADRLCRSRWAALEAVLLLAAMPLYEAGSILMTIDAPLVFFWSLTLLLIHRALTANGNAWWLLAGIGLGLGLLSKYTMAIMVPQIFLYLVASRNHRFWMRRAGPYLALGVGLLLFTPVLYWNATHNLVSFRHLLEQLGAGKGRVMPLKSLGEFVASQVGVVTPILFVVLVFGLWGVGRTGLARRNDDDTSLFLFCASVPLLLACVIISLWTKVQANWAAPAFVAAVIAAVKWRSGSPAQGYSVRRWTRSRALFVGALLTGFLVSAIGHFPHALASVGLPLPHKLDMTRRLRGWAELGTQVDEIYQAMSRSRPTFLFSDRYQVASEIMFYMPVHPNTYNIQLGRRMNQFDVWRGTEEVRGWDAIFVTDRSTGPPDAVLRSFDMVKLERPTHLSTVVKEHALDSWSIFRCYGFRGFPPVQQLGY